One genomic segment of Pongo abelii isolate AG06213 chromosome 13, NHGRI_mPonAbe1-v2.0_pri, whole genome shotgun sequence includes these proteins:
- the SPIN1 gene encoding spindlin-1 isoform X3, which produces MMKKRTSHKKHRSSVGPSKPVSQPRRNIVGCRIQHGWKEGNGPVTQWKGTVLDQVPVNPSLYLIKYDGFDCVYGLELNKDERVSALEVLPDRVATSRISDAHLADTMIGKAVEHMFETEDGSKDEWRGMVLARAPVMNTWFYITYEKDPVLYMYQLLDDYKEGDLRIMPDSNDSPPAEREPGEVVDSLVGKQVEYAKEDGSKRTGMVIHQVEAKPSVYFIKFDDDFHIYVYDLVKTS; this is translated from the exons AAAACATCGGAGCAGTGTGGGTCCGAGCAAACCTGTTTCCCAGCCCCGGCGGAACATCGTAGGCTGCAGGATTCAGCATGGGTGGAAAGAGGGGAATGGCCCTGTTACCCAGTGGAAAGGAACCGTTCTGGACCAGGTGCCTGTAAATCCTTCTTTGTATCTTATAAAATACGATGGATTTGACTGTGTTTATGGACTAGAACTTAATAAAGATGAAAGAGTTTCTGCGCTTGAAGTCCTCCCTGATAGAGTTG CAACATCTCGAATCAGCGATGCACACTTGGCAGACACAATGATTGGCAAAGCAGTGGAACATATGTTTGAGACAGAGGATGGTTCTAAAgatgagtggaggggaatggtcTTAGCACGTGCACCTGTCATGAACACATGGTTTTACATTACCTatgagaaagaccctgtcttgTACATGTACCAACTCTTAGACGATTACAAAGAAGGCGACCTTCGCATTATGCCTGATTCCA atgaTTCACCTCCAGCAGAAAGGGAACCAGGAGAAGTTGTGGACAGCCTGGTAGGCAAACAAGTGGAATATGCCAAAGAAGATGGCTCGAAAAGGACTGGCATGGTCATTCATCAAGTAGAAGCCAAGCCCTCCGTCTATTTCATCAAGTTTGATGATGATTTCCATATTTATGTCTACGATTTGGTGAAAACATCCTAG